A stretch of the Papaver somniferum cultivar HN1 chromosome 6, ASM357369v1, whole genome shotgun sequence genome encodes the following:
- the LOC113287569 gene encoding transcriptional regulator ATRX homolog, with amino-acid sequence MATGNSSSKRKSSSSHKKKSRKSSSEVKKRSRSHKRSKSKKLHHRDASLTYSDDSLRSKDSVSVSSSDSEVEYKRSRSRTRKEEKGSNRKRVRRDSLSNEDSRESESPKKKQRSKRSEDRKSSSRRRNSSSYKSSKKDRSGERKKSSHKKHASGLSRRGKSVDSMRSNSRSLSSPRGGSSSGGEREFVNSRGRSEVKETKSKRNSGKMSHGREDFRSRSRSRSRSCSSFSGHSQENRYRGEDIYSNDNYRGRIRSVAIASETNEVDGGDYLKEENKADIIQAYDDCPSSRSNDSLDGDRKKNPSEHAYVDFRKRSKEDPKMFETAVAVDNSEGNESKTIVRQKAIEKFEASTGIHIPEGNDLESVLRKKALEKFEASAVRKSLEADDLEAILRQKALENLKKFRGGLQADKKTVGDQKIDESENVANYLSNEDTFSTNLHMEAVKVTESKETALEVTKSATKPSAENKSVSYSAESVGDQADKSDSVANRPSTEKVDAVTRTYLHKEAGKVAGPKETVSRVAKTSMESKYATSKGDSQIPDKNYIKPESRDQTSTSYVVPGAANSSLSQMVAGIATQNNNASIELTINKTKLNTSRTRIVSPSDHSIDNQKPIAQNSPAMKVVQPEHIEIKKVDEIPIPRAADVVSSAYMAEHSENCESSPHKASSCITPMSEKQESKESGDVTKGSSQFEQKTMSVMHGGELVQVSYKVYIPNKPPALARRKLHR; translated from the exons ATGGCTACTGGTAATTCATCATCCAAAAGAAAATCGTCTTCTTCTCATAAGAAGAAATCCAGGAAGAGTTCATCTGAG GTCAAGAAAAGGAGTAGGAGTCACAAAAGAAGTAAATCGAAGAAGCTCCATCATCGCGATGCTTCTCTTACCTATTCTGATGATAGTTTGAGGTCTAAGGATTCTGTGTCAGTTTCATCTTCCGATTCAGAAGTGGAATACAAAAGGTCTAGGTCTCGTACTCGGAAGGAAGAAAAGGGGAGCAACAGAAAGAGGGTTCGAAGAGATTCACTGAGCAATGAAGATAGCAGGGAATCCGAATCCCCAAAGAAGAAACAGAGGTCCAAAAGAAGCGAAGATAGGAAAAGTTCTTCCCGAAGGAGGAATAGTAGTAGTTATAAGAGTTCGAAAAAGGATAGATCCGGAGAGAGGAAGAAATCCAGCCATAAGAAGCATGCTAGTGGCCTGTCACGGAGAGGAAAGAGTGTGGATTCCATGCGCAGTAATTCGAGAAGTTTGTCAAGTCCTCGAGGTGGGAGTAGCAGCGGTGGGGAGAGAGAATTCGTGAATTCAAGAGGGAGATCTGAAGTTAAGGAGACAAAGAGTAAGAGAAATTCGGGTAAGATGAGTCACGGGAGGGAAGATTTCAGGTCCAGATCCAGGTCCAGGTCTAGGAGTTGTTCTTCATTCAGTGGACACAGCCAAGAAAATAGATATCGTGGTGAGGACATATATTCAAATGATAATTACCGTGGACGTATTAGATCAGTTGCCATTGCAAGCGAAACAAATGAAGTTGATGGAGGAGATTATCTTAAGGAAGAGAACAAGGCTGATATTATCCAGGCCTATGATGATTGCCCTTCTTCTCGAAGCAATGACAGTTTGGATGGGGATAGAAAGAAGAATCCCTCAGAACATGCATATGTTGACTTCAGAAAGAGAAGCAAAGAAGATCCTAAAATGTTTGAGACGGCCGTAGCAGTTGATAATTCAGAGGGTAATGAGTCAAAGACTATCGTAAGACAAAAAGCCATTGAAAAGTTTGAGGCTTCCACTGGAATTCATATACCAGAGGGAAATGATTTGGAGTCAGTTTTAAGAAAAAAGGCCTTGGAAAAGTTTGAGGCTTCCGCCGTAAGGAAAAGTCTGGAAGCCGATGATTTGGAGGCAATTCTAAGGCAAAAAGCTTTAGAAAATCTTAAGAAGTTTCGAGGGGGGCTTCAGGCAGACAAGAAAACAGTTGGTGACCAGAAGATAGACGAGAGTGAGAATGTTGCTAATTATCTATCTAACGAAGATACCTTTTCAACTAATTTACACATGGAAGCTGTTAAAGTTACTGAATCCAAAGAAACAGCATTGGAGGTTACAAAAAGTGCTACTAAGCCTTCAGCGGAAAATAAGTCTGTTTCCTACTCTGCAGAAAGTGTAGGTGATCAGGCAGACAAGAGTGACAGCGTTGCCAATCGTCCATCTACTGAGAAAGTTGATGCTGTCACCAGAACTTATTTGCACAAGGAAGCTGGTAAAGTTGCTGGACCAAAAGAAACAGTATCGCGGGTTGCAAAAACTTCAATGGAGAGTAAGTATGCTACTTCTAAAGGTGATAGTCAAATTCctgataaaaattatatcaagccTGAGTCTAGGGATCAGACAAGTACTTCGTATGTAGTACCTGGTGCTGCAAATTCTTCTTTGAGCCAAATGGTTGCTGGTATAGCCACCCAAAATAACAATGCAAGTATTGAACTTACTATTAACAAGACCAAGCTAAATACTTCTAGAACTAGGATAGTCTCTCCTTCTGATCACTCGATTGATAACCAAAAACCCATCGCACAAAACTCCCCTGCCATGAAAGTGGTTCAGCCAGAACATATTGAGATTAAAAAAGTTGACGAGATACCGATACCCAGAGCTGCAGATGTAGTTTCAAGTGCTTATATGGCAGAACACAGTGAAAACTGTGAATCTAGTCCTCATAAAGCTTCTTCTTGCATTACTCCCATGAGTGAGAAACAGGAGTCAAAAGAATCAGGGGATGTAACTAAGGGGAGTTCACAGTTTGAACAAAAGACAATGTCTGTGATGCATGGGGGTGAATTGGTACAG GTGAGTTACAAGGTTTACATACCCAATAAACCCCCGGCTTTGGCAAGGAGGAAACTTCATCGGTGA